The sequence GTGGGATTGGGTAGGAGGAAGGTTCTCTTTATGGAGTGCTGTTGGATTATCTATTAGTTTGAATTTAGGTTTTACTAATTTTAAACAATTGTTGGATGGTGCTCATGAAATGGATCAACATTTTAGAACATCTTCTTTTGATCAAAACATTCCGGTTGTATTGGCTTTGCTTTCAATTTGGTACAACAACTTTTTTGGATTTGAAACCGAAGCTGTCGTTCCTTATGCAGATTGTATGAAATCAGTTCCAAGTTATTTACAACAAGTAATTATGGAAAGCAATGGGAAAAACATCAATCGTGAAGGATTTCCAGTAAATTACGAAACCGGAACTATTATTTGGGGTGAAGTTGGAACCAACTCGCAACATGCCTTTTTTCAGCTATTTCATCAAGGAACGAAAATTATCCCAACGGATTTTGTCGGATTTATCGAACCTTTCCAAAAATCGGAATTGCACGATTTGTTGATGGCAAACTTTTTTGCACAAACCGAAGCTTTGATGAATGGTAAAGACGGAGGAATATTTGCAGAAAATAGCGAAAATGATCAAAATGCAGCGTTTAAATCTTTTAGAGGCAATAGACCTTCAAATACAATTTTAATTCAAAAATTAACGCCTAAAACATTGGGTTCGTTTTTAGTAATGTATGAACACAAAACGTTTGTTCAAGGAGTGATTTGGAATATTTATAGTTTTGATCAATTTGGTGTTGAGTACGGTAAAAAATTAGCCGAAAATATTGCAGAGGAATTTAAAACTGGAAATATCGGCAATCATGATAGTTCTACAATTTTTTTACTTGAAACTTTTTTAAGAAGAAAATAAACAAAAAAGCAATCTTTAATGAGATTGCTTTTTTGTTTCGTTATGTTGAGCGATTAAAAACTCCTGAAAATCGGTTGATGAAGGTAGTTCAAATAATTCCAAATGGAAGAATGAAATTGATGCCAAGGCGTGGTCAAAGATGTCTGCCATAATTCCCTCGTAAACCGGCCATTCGGTTGTGGTTGTAAACGCATATAATTCAATTGGTAAACCGTGTTCGGTTGGTTGCATGTGTCGAACCATTAAATGAAATTGCTTGTGAATTTTAGGATTGTTAAGTAAATAGCGTTTTAGATATTCTCTAAACAAGCCAATGTTAGTCATTCTTCTACCGTTAACCAACATGGTGGGGTCATCAACGTGGGTGCGATTGAATTCGGCAATTTCTTTTTCGCGTTCGATGATGTATGATTTTAAAAGTTTGATGCGTTTTAAATCATTGATTTCTTCAGGTTCTAAAAATCGAATTGAACCCATCTTGATGTTAATCGAACGTTTGATTCTTCGTCCACCTGATTTTTGCATCGTACGAAAATTTCGAAACGAATCACTAATCAAGGCATACGTTGGAATGGTAGTTACCGTTTTGTCGAAATTCTGAACTTTTACGGTATTTAGATTTATTTGTAAAACCGTACCATCAGCACCGTATTTAGACATTTCAATCCAATCACCTACGCGAATCATATCATTTGATGAAACTTGGATACTAGCAACAAATCCTAAAATGGTATCTTTAAAAACTAATATCACAATTGCTGACGCGGCTCCTAAAGCAGTTAATAATCCTGTTGGACTTTTTCCTGTAATTTCAGAAAATAAAATGATGCCACAAATGGTGTAAAGTATGATGGTTACAACCTGAAAATAACTATCTAAAGGTTTGTCCGCAAATCGTTTTTTGCCAGCAAGAACATCTTTGAATGTTTTGAAACCGGCATTTATAACAAGGGTAATTGTTATGGTTAGTAACGCATCAACAACCAGTAATGCAAAATCTGTTGTTTTCTCAAAACCTGTAAAAATAAAAGGTAGTGCTTGACGTGCAATTAATAAAGGAATTAAATGCGTTGCGTATTTTAGAACACCGTTACGAATTAAATAATCATCAATTCTTGTTTTGCTTCTTCTTATTGTTTTTATTAAAACTAACATTAAAATTTTTCGCAATAAAAAATCGATTGCATATAATATTAAGGCTAATAAAAGTAGTAGGATTAATGAATTTAAAACATGAGCCATGTTTGTACTGAAACCAAGAGTTTCTATAAATTGTAATCCGTAAGCGTAAATTTGACTTTGTAAATTGTTATCTATAATGTCCATTAAAAAGAAAATAATTACACAAAAATATGAGAATTGATTTTAAATATTCTTAAATAAAATCTAAGCTTTTTGACTGTTTTTCTTTTTTAATGTTTTTTTGTCTAAATAGAATTTATTTAAGACAGTCAACAATGATGTAGGTAAACTTATGAGCAAAGATGAAATTAAATCCTGATCATTGAAATAATACATTGCGGCAGTCATCAATATAGATAAACCAAAAAATTCAATAATATATCTTTTATATTTCGTCATAAAAAAGGGAAGCCATTTAGTAGCTTCCCTGTAAATATATTAAATTTCGTTTAACATTTTAGATATTTCATCTAGCTTTGGTGTTAAAATAACTTCAATACGTCTGTTTTTGGCTTTTCCTTCAGTTGTTGCGTTTGACGAAATTGGTGCAAATTCACTACGGCCAGCAGCTGTTAAGTTTTTCTTGTCAATATTCGGATTATTTTCTAAAATATTCACAATTGTTGTCGCTCGTTTGGTAGATAAATCCCAATTCGATTCGATTCCGCCACCAAGGTTCCAGATAACTCTGTCATTATCTGTGTGGCCTTCAATTAAAATTGAAATATCTGGATTTTGAGCCAAAACTTTTCCAAGTTCTTCTACTGCTATTTTACCTTCTTTATTTACAGCCCAACTTCCTGAATTAAAAAGTAATTTATTTTCCATAGAAACATACACTTTTCCGTTTTTCATTTCCACAGTCAAACCTTTTCCTTCAAAGGCATATAATGCTTTTGATAACGAATCTTTTAATCGTTTTAAGTTTGCATCTTGAGCAGCAAGTTTGTTTTCTAGTTCGTTAACACGAGTTGACTTTTCGTTTAACTCTGATTTTAATCTGTTTAAACGATCAATTTCTGCTTTGATTGCAGCATCGCTATTTTTTTCTAATGTTTTATAGCTTTTAGCAAGTTGATCATATTCGATTTGTAATCGATCGCGTTCTACAATTGCAGCAGCTAGCATTCTTTCTGAATTGTTTAATGAATTTTCTAATTGAAGAGATTCATTTCGTAAAGCTTCTGATTCGGATAACAATCGATTGCGTTCTTCTGTGCAATCTTTTAATTGTGCATCTAGTTCGTTATATAATCGACGCGTTACACAAGATGAAAATAATGTCACACAAAGAGAAGCTAAAATGATTTTTTTTATCATAAGTGGTTGTATTTTATTCAATTTCTAATCCAATAGGGCAGTGGTCTGAATGTTTTGCTTCTGGTAAAATGTAAGCACGTTTAATTCTTTCTTTCATATTTTCTGTTGCCAACAGGTAGTCAATGCGCCAACCTTTATTGTTATTTCTTGCATTTGCGCGATAACTCCACCAACTGTAATTATGAGGCTCAGGATTTAGCATTCTAAAAGTGTCTAAAAATCCATTTTTCATAAATCCATCTAACCATTTTCGTTCTTCAGGTAAAAAGCCAGAAACTTTTGCATTTCTAATCGGATCGTGAATATCGATTGCTTCGTGACAAATATTATAATCTCCACCAATAATCAAATTTGGAATTTCTTTTTTCAAGTTAGAAATGTATTCTTGAAACTCATCCATATATTGAAATTTATAATCCAATCGGTCGATGTTTGTTCCCGAAGGAAGATAAAGTGACATAATTGAAACACTTTCAAAATCAGCACGTAAATTTCTTCCTTCAAAATCCATATGATCTATTCCTGTACCGAAAACAACTTGTTTAGGTTTTATTTTAGAAAGAATTGCTACGCCGCTATAACCTTTTTTCTGTGCTGGATAATAATATTGAAACGGGTAACCTGCTGCCGATATTTCATCGACCGGAATTTGATTTTCTTGTGCTTTAATTTCTTGAAGACAAATCACATCCGGATTTGCTGCTTGTAACCAATCTAAAAAACCTTTAGTAATTGCAGCTCGAATTCCATTTACATTATAAGATAGTATTTTCATTTTCGAATTTTAAATATTCAAAAATAAACAATTTATATGAACCTATTTGTTTTAAAAATGTTCATATAGTTAATCGTTATTTTTTTAAATGTGTAAATATGGCTTAAAGTTACATTCTGATCAAAAACCTTAACATAACTTTTGTATCTTTGCCACTTAATTTCTTACATTTTACCAATGCAAATTGTAAATGCAAAACAAGTCGCAAAAGCTATAAAAGTCGATAAATTCGGTTCGTTCGGTTCGTTCATTGGATGGGTTTTTATGAAAGCAACGCGCATTTCAAAATTAAATAAGATTTATACTAAAACGTACGATAAAGATGCGCTTGTTTTTCTGGACAAGTTAGTCAAAGAATTAAATGTTACTTATGATATTCCCGCAGATGACTTGAAGCGTTTACCTAAAACAGGACCTTATATAACGGTTTCTAATCATCCTCTTGGTGGTTTAGATGGCATTTTATTGATGAAAATCATGCTAGCTCATGATCCTGAATTTAAAATTATTGCTAATTTTTTACTTCAAGAAATAGAACCACTAAAACCTGTTATTATGCCTGTCAATCCGTTTGATGATTTGAAAGATGTAAAATCTAGTGTTTTAGGATTAAAAGAAACTTTACGTCATTTAAGTGATGGTAGACCTTTAGGTATTTTTCCAGCCGGAGAAGTTTCCACCATTGAAGATGGTAGCATCATGATTGATAAACCTTGGGAACCGACGGCGATGAAAATTGTTCAAAAGGCAAATGTTCCTGTAGTGCCTATTTATTTTCATACCAAAAATAGTAAATTGTTTTATTGGCTAGCTAAAATGAGTCCTGTTTTAAGAACATTAAAGTTGCCATCTGAATTACTTACTCAAAGAAAAAAAGTTATCAAAATTCGAATTGGTAAACCAATTTCTGTAAACGAGCAAAATGAACATAAAGAAACGTTAGAACAATACACTGATTTTTTACGTAAGAAAACCTATATTTTGTCAAAATCGTTTAACGAACAAGACGAGAAAAAATTATTAGGATCGATTAATCTTGATATGTTAACAAAAACTTCTGAGACAAAACCTAAACAGATTGCTCGTGCTGCAAATCAAGATAAAATACTTGAAGAAATTGCGAAGCTTCGTGAAAATGTAGCTGAAAATAGATTTCTTCAAAGTAAAAGTTATGAAGTGTTTTTTGTCCAAGCAGAAAAAATTCCAAATATTTTACACGAAATTGGACGTTTACGCGAAATTACGTTTCGTGAAATTGGAGAAGGTACAAATGAATCCATTGATTTAGATAAGTTTGATCGTTATTATTATCACATGTTTTTATGGGATGAAGATCAACAACGTGTAGCTGGTGCATATCGCATGGGATTAGGTTCTGAAATTTTTGAGAAATATGGTATTGACGGTTTTTACATGCAAGAACTTTTCAAGTTTGAACCTGAATTACATAAAATGATGTCAGAGTCTATTGAAATGGGACGTGCATTTATTGTTCCAGATTATCAGCAAAAACCTATGCCTTTATTTTTGTTATGGAAAGGTATCGTTCATACAACTTTACGTTATCCTCAGCATAAATTTTTGATTGGTGGTGTGAGTATTAGTAATCAATTTACGGATTTCTCTAAATCGTTGATGATTGAGTTTATGAAATCTCATTATTATGACCCTTATATAGCACAATATATTCGACCTAAGATGGAATATAAAGTAAAACTAAAAGATGCAGATAAAGACTTTGTGTTCAATGAAACAGAAGCCGATTTAAATAAGTTTGATAAGATTATCGATGAGGTTGAACCAGGAAATTTGCGCTTACCAGTATTAATTAAAAAATATATTAAGCAAAACGCTCGTGTTGTTGCATTTAATGTTGATCCATTGTTTAATAACTCAGTTGATGGTTTGATGTATATTCGAATTGAAGATTTGCCAGAAAGTACGGTAAAGCCTGTAATGGAAGAATTTCAAGCAGAACTTGAGCGACGAACTGAAAAATAATTACTTTTAAACACGAGTTTTACTCGTGTTTTTTTTATGTTTGTTTTTCATTTATTTAATTCATTTTCTTATTATGAAAGTCAAATTAGCTTCAGTTTCTGATCTCAAATCAATTCTAAATGTAATTGAACTTGCTAAGCAAATAATGCTTGCTAACGGAAATACAACGCAATGGATTAATGGTTATCCGTCAGAAGAAATTATATTAAAAGACATGGAACAAAATTATGGTTTTGTAATTGTAAACAATGGAGAAATTGAAGGTTATTTTTGCTTTTTAAAAGGTAATAATCCAGAACCGACCTATCAATTAATAAAGGATGGAAATTGGCTTAATAACGAAGCTTATGGTGTTATTCATAGATTAGCATCATCCGGAAGAATTAAAGGAATTGCAGATGCGTGTTTTGATTTTTGTTTTTCTGAGATTAATAACATCAAAGTAGATACACACGAAAATAATATCCCAATGCAAAACTACTTTAAAAAAATAGGCTTTACCTATTGTGGAATCATTTATGTCAACGATGGCTCACCTCGAAGAGCTTTTCAGAAAAGTATATAAAGACAAAAAAACCTTATCGAATGGATAAGGTTTTTTAATATATTTTTAAGTCGAATGATTAACTTTTTAAAGCTTCTGCACCACCAACAATTTCCAAAATTTCGTTTGTAATTGCCGCTTGACGCGCTTTGTTGTAAGTTAATTTCAAATCGTCTCTTAAGTCTTTAGCGTTATCGGTTGCTTTATGCATTGCTGTCATACGTGCACCGTGCTCAGAAGCATTAGAATCTAAAACTGCTTTAAATAATTGAGTTTTTAAAGAAGTTGGAATTAAGTTTAAAATAATTTCTTCTTTAGATGGCTCAAAAATATAATCAGAAGTTGCAGCCTTTTCGTTTACTACTGGTAATAAAGGTAAGAATTGTTCTACCTGTACAATCTGAGTAGCTGCGTTTTTAAATTGGTTGTAAATTACTTCAACTTTATCATAAGTACCTTCTACGAAAGCATCCATAATACGTTGAGCAATTTCAGCTGTATTATTAAAAGTTAACGCATCAAATAAATTACTATTGTTAGCAATAACATTAGTATTTTTACTAAAAGCATCAAATCCTTTTTTACCAATTGTAATAACATCAACTTGTTTACCAGCATAAGTTAAATCAATTAAGTTACGAGTTGCTTTAATAACGTTTGCATTAAAAGCACCACATAAACCTCTGTTAGATGTAACAACTACTACTAAAACTTTATTAACCTCTCTTTGTTCAGCATAAACTCCAGAAGCATCTCCTTCTAAAGTTGCGCTAATATTTTGAATTAATTCAGTTAACTTCTCAGCGTAAGGGCGCATAGCAGTAATTGCGTCTTGCGCTTTCTTTAATTTCGCAGCAGAAACCATTTTCATTGCCGATGTAATTTGCATCGTCGATGAAATAGAACCAATTCGTATACGAATTTCTTTAAGATTTGCCATTGGTGTTCTTAGAAATTAAATTTAGAAAGAAGCTGAATCAACTTCTTTCTAAATTGATATGATTAATATTTTGAAGAAACTTCTTTAGCAACTTTTTCTAAAGTAGCAGTAGCTTCATCTGATAAGTTTCCAGCTTTTAAAGCAGCTAAAGTATCTTTGTGAGATAATTTTAATACTTGTAAGTATTCTTTCTCGAATTCTTTAACTTTCTCTACAGGAACGTTTCTTAACAAGTTTTTAGAACCTGCATAGATAATCGCAACTTGATCTTCAACTGAATACGGATCATTTACCGATTGTTTTAAGATTTCAACGTTACGTTTACCTTTTTCAATTACGTTTAATGTAGCTGTATCTAAGTCAGAACCAAATTTAGAGAATGCCTCTAATTCACGGAACTGCGCTTGATCTAATTTTAATGTTCCAGATACTTTTTTCATTGATTTAATCTGAGCGTTACCTCCAACACGAGATACAGAAATACCTACGTTGATTGCTGGACGAACACCTGCGTTGAATAAATCTGATTCTAAGAAGATCTGACCATCAGTAATCGAAATTACGTTTGTTGGGATATATGCAGAAACGTCACCAGCTTGAGTTTCGATAATTGGTAAAGCAGTTAAAGAACCACCACCTTTTACGATACCTTTCATTGATTCTGGTAAATCGTTCATGTTTTTAGCGATTTCGTCATCTCCGATGATTCTAGCAGCACGCTCTAATAAACGAGAGTGAAGGTAGAAAACGTCTCCAGGGTACGCTTCACGTCCTGGTGGACGACGTAAGATTAACGACATTTCACGGTAAGCAACCGCTTGTTTAGATAAATCATCATAAATGATTAATGCTGGACGACCTGAATCACGGAAATATTCTCCGATTGCAGCACCTGCCATTGGAGCATAAACTTGCATTGGAGCAGGGTCAGAAGCGTTTGCAGCTACGATGATTGTATATGCCATTGCACCTTTTTCTTCTAATGTTTTAGCAATTCCAGCTACAGTAGAAGCTTTTTGTCCGACAGCTACATAGATACAGTAAACAGGTTTACCTGCATCATAGAATTCTTTTTGATTCAAAATGGTATCGATACAAACAGTAGTTTTTCCTGTTTGACGGTCACCAATTACTAACTCACGTTGTCCACGTCCAACTGGAATCATCGCATCGATTGCTTTGATACCTGTTTGTAATGGTTCTGTTACTGGTTGACGGAAGATAACACCAGGTGCTTTTCTTTCTAAAGGCATTTCGTATAAATCACCTCCGATTGCCCCTTTACCATCGATTGGTTGACCTAAAGTATTAACAATACGTCCTACCATTTGCTCACCTACTTTAAGTGATGCGATACGACCTGTTCTTTTTACGATAGATCCTTCTCTAACTCCTGTTGAAGCACCTAATAATACAACACCAACGTTGTCTTCTTCTAAGTTTTGTACTAATGCTTCTAATCCATTTTCGAATTGTACTAACTCTCCGTATTGAGCGTTAGCTAATCCGTGAACACGAGCAATACCATCTCCTACTTCAAGTACTGTTCCTACTTCTTCAACTGAAGCCTCAGATCCAAAACCAGATAACTGTTTCTTTAAAATTGCTGAAATTTCAGCAGGTTTAATTTCTGCCATTTTGATTTTTATTTAATCACGTCGAAACGTGTGGTGATTTTAATTTGTAAACTCTCTCTTTAATTGACTTAACTTATCTGCAATAGATCCGTTGTATTGAATATCTCCAATTCTGATGATGAAACCACCAATAATTTCTGGATTTACTTTATTAACAAGCGTAACTTCTTTTGCTGATAATTCTTTGATTTTAGCTAAAACTTGTGCTTCTATTACTGGAGTTAATGCTGTTGCAGTAGTTACATAAGCAACTTGAACTCCGTTCATTTCGTCATACAATTTTTTAAATTGTAGGGTTATAGCTTCTAAAATATCAAATCTTTTATTTTGTAAAAGCACTTCAAATAAAGATTTTGTATCTTCATTTGCAGAGGCAAACACTTCAAGTAAAGCACTTAATTTTACACTTCCTTTAATAATCGGATTTGTTAAAAAAGATTTTAATTCTTTACTTTCAGAAATCGCTTGTGCTATTGTAGCCATATCTTCGCTAACAACTGCTGCGTTTCCTTTTGCGTTTGACACTTCAAGGATTGCTTTCGCATATCTAATCGCTGCTCTTGTACCTGTCATAACGATTATATTAGTTTAATTTAACTTCTTCTAACATTTTAGCTACTAATTTCTCTTGAGCTTCTTTGTTAGATAATTGGTCTTTTAATAACTTTTCTGCGATATCTAATGATAATGAAGAAACTTGGTTTTTGATTTCAGCCATTGCTGCATTTTTCTCAGCTTCGATTGTAGCCTGAGCTTGAGCAATCATTTTAGCTCCTTGTTCTTGAGCTTCTGTTTTTGCTTCAGCAACCATTTGTTCTTTCATTATACGAGCATCATTTAACATAGCGTCACGTTCTGCACGAGCTTCTGCTAATAATTTTTCGTTATCTGATTTTAAATTTGCTAAATCTCTTTTTGCATTTTCAGCTGCAGCTAAAGCGTCAGCAATACCTTCTTCACGAGCTTCTAAAGCATTTACGATTGGTTTCCAAGCAAATTTCCCTAAGATGAAAATAATTACAATTAAAATAATTGCTTGCCAGAAGAATAATCCGAAACTAAAATCATGAATTAACTTATCCATTATATCTATTTATAATTTTAATACTTATTTACTTTTAATTTTCTTGTTTAATTAAACAATATCTGTAACCAACCGTTACAGATATTGTTAATTTTGAATATTAGTTATTACCTAAGATTAAAGCACCGAATGCTAAACCTTCTAATAATGCACCAATAATAATCATAGCAGTTTGGATTTTTCCAGCAGCTTCTGGTTGACGAGCGATAGCGTCCATTGCAGAAGAACCAATTTTTCCTAAACCGTAACCAGCTCCGATTACGATTAAACCTGCACCAATAATAGTTGGGATTGTCATGATAAATGAATTATATATAATTAAACAAAATTTTTATTTACTCTTTTTAAAATCTAAATCTTAGTGGTGATCGTGCTCTTGAACAGCAGAACCAATAAATAATGATGATAACATTGTGAAAATGAATGCTTGTAAGAAAGCTACTAAAATTTCCAAGAATGTTAAGAACAACGTTAAGAAGAAAGAAATACCAATTGCTCCTGGCGTTGATAAAGCTTCTTGCATTATGTATGCAACTGCGATTAATCCCATAACTACCGAGTGACCTGCAGTAATGTTAGCAAACAAACGAATTAATAATGAGAATGGTTTTGTAAACATTCCTAAAACCTCGATTGGTGCTAAAACAATTTTCATTGGAACTGGTACACCCGGCATCCAGAAAATGTGTTTCCAATAATCTTTGTTTGCACTTATGTTTACATATAAAAACGTAAATAAAGCTAAACAAACAGTTACTGAAATATTACCTGTAACGTTTAATCCTAGAGGAGTTAATCCTAATAAGTTCAATAAGAAAATAAGGAAGAAAACAGATAATAAATACGGCATAAATTGTTTGTATTTATGACCGATGTTTGGTTTTGCCATTTCGTCACGAACATAAATAACTAATGGTTCTAATCCTCTTGCGATACCTTTTGGTAAAGCGTTTGGTCCGTTTTTATATGTTTTTGCTAATGCTGTAAATCCTAAGAACAATAATAACGATGCTAGCATTAAACCTGCTACGTTTTTAGTGATTGAAAAATCTAAAGGCATTGTTGAAACATGAAAATCTGAAGCAGTGTGAATTTCATGAGATTTAATATTGTAAGTAACTTCAAACTTTTGTTTTATATCCTTACCATCTTTATTCTTTATTGTAATATATTCACCTTTGTCATCTTTACGATATTCGTAACCTTTAATGTTACCCTCGGCATCACAGTTTACTATTTTACCATGAAAATAAGCGTAGTACTGACCGTCTCTTTCAATTACTTTACTGTTGTAAACAAAATCTTCAGTAGACATAAACACTTTCAATCCATTATCAATTAAAATA comes from Flavobacterium sp. I3-2 and encodes:
- the pgi gene encoding glucose-6-phosphate isomerase, with protein sequence MLEKLNPTGTLAWQNLRDHFFDLQFVKMQDLFAEDSERAQKFHVKWNDFILDFSKNRISERTIKLLVDLAKEVSLDKAIEAMFSGKEINETEKRAVLHTALRNSNLNDEVSETLYKIETFSNQIINGELVGSTGKPFTDVINLGIGGSDLGPKMVVEALVDYKNHLNSHFISNIDSDTISRKLKSLNPETTLVILVSKSFGTIETLKNAEIVRNWLLSNGMNTAKHLVAVSSNIEKSIAFGIHPENIFPMWDWVGGRFSLWSAVGLSISLNLGFTNFKQLLDGAHEMDQHFRTSSFDQNIPVVLALLSIWYNNFFGFETEAVVPYADCMKSVPSYLQQVIMESNGKNINREGFPVNYETGTIIWGEVGTNSQHAFFQLFHQGTKIIPTDFVGFIEPFQKSELHDLLMANFFAQTEALMNGKDGGIFAENSENDQNAAFKSFRGNRPSNTILIQKLTPKTLGSFLVMYEHKTFVQGVIWNIYSFDQFGVEYGKKLAENIAEEFKTGNIGNHDSSTIFLLETFLRRK
- a CDS encoding mechanosensitive ion channel family protein, with protein sequence MDIIDNNLQSQIYAYGLQFIETLGFSTNMAHVLNSLILLLLLALILYAIDFLLRKILMLVLIKTIRRSKTRIDDYLIRNGVLKYATHLIPLLIARQALPFIFTGFEKTTDFALLVVDALLTITITLVINAGFKTFKDVLAGKKRFADKPLDSYFQVVTIILYTICGIILFSEITGKSPTGLLTALGAASAIVILVFKDTILGFVASIQVSSNDMIRVGDWIEMSKYGADGTVLQINLNTVKVQNFDKTVTTIPTYALISDSFRNFRTMQKSGGRRIKRSINIKMGSIRFLEPEEINDLKRIKLLKSYIIEREKEIAEFNRTHVDDPTMLVNGRRMTNIGLFREYLKRYLLNNPKIHKQFHLMVRHMQPTEHGLPIELYAFTTTTEWPVYEGIMADIFDHALASISFFHLELFELPSSTDFQEFLIAQHNETKKQSH
- a CDS encoding OmpA family protein, with translation MIKKIILASLCVTLFSSCVTRRLYNELDAQLKDCTEERNRLLSESEALRNESLQLENSLNNSERMLAAAIVERDRLQIEYDQLAKSYKTLEKNSDAAIKAEIDRLNRLKSELNEKSTRVNELENKLAAQDANLKRLKDSLSKALYAFEGKGLTVEMKNGKVYVSMENKLLFNSGSWAVNKEGKIAVEELGKVLAQNPDISILIEGHTDNDRVIWNLGGGIESNWDLSTKRATTIVNILENNPNIDKKNLTAAGRSEFAPISSNATTEGKAKNRRIEVILTPKLDEISKMLNEI
- a CDS encoding exodeoxyribonuclease III, whose translation is MKILSYNVNGIRAAITKGFLDWLQAANPDVICLQEIKAQENQIPVDEISAAGYPFQYYYPAQKKGYSGVAILSKIKPKQVVFGTGIDHMDFEGRNLRADFESVSIMSLYLPSGTNIDRLDYKFQYMDEFQEYISNLKKEIPNLIIGGDYNICHEAIDIHDPIRNAKVSGFLPEERKWLDGFMKNGFLDTFRMLNPEPHNYSWWSYRANARNNNKGWRIDYLLATENMKERIKRAYILPEAKHSDHCPIGLEIE
- a CDS encoding GNAT family N-acyltransferase, whose amino-acid sequence is MQIVNAKQVAKAIKVDKFGSFGSFIGWVFMKATRISKLNKIYTKTYDKDALVFLDKLVKELNVTYDIPADDLKRLPKTGPYITVSNHPLGGLDGILLMKIMLAHDPEFKIIANFLLQEIEPLKPVIMPVNPFDDLKDVKSSVLGLKETLRHLSDGRPLGIFPAGEVSTIEDGSIMIDKPWEPTAMKIVQKANVPVVPIYFHTKNSKLFYWLAKMSPVLRTLKLPSELLTQRKKVIKIRIGKPISVNEQNEHKETLEQYTDFLRKKTYILSKSFNEQDEKKLLGSINLDMLTKTSETKPKQIARAANQDKILEEIAKLRENVAENRFLQSKSYEVFFVQAEKIPNILHEIGRLREITFREIGEGTNESIDLDKFDRYYYHMFLWDEDQQRVAGAYRMGLGSEIFEKYGIDGFYMQELFKFEPELHKMMSESIEMGRAFIVPDYQQKPMPLFLLWKGIVHTTLRYPQHKFLIGGVSISNQFTDFSKSLMIEFMKSHYYDPYIAQYIRPKMEYKVKLKDADKDFVFNETEADLNKFDKIIDEVEPGNLRLPVLIKKYIKQNARVVAFNVDPLFNNSVDGLMYIRIEDLPESTVKPVMEEFQAELERRTEK
- a CDS encoding GNAT family N-acetyltransferase translates to MKVKLASVSDLKSILNVIELAKQIMLANGNTTQWINGYPSEEIILKDMEQNYGFVIVNNGEIEGYFCFLKGNNPEPTYQLIKDGNWLNNEAYGVIHRLASSGRIKGIADACFDFCFSEINNIKVDTHENNIPMQNYFKKIGFTYCGIIYVNDGSPRRAFQKSI
- the atpG gene encoding ATP synthase F1 subunit gamma: MANLKEIRIRIGSISSTMQITSAMKMVSAAKLKKAQDAITAMRPYAEKLTELIQNISATLEGDASGVYAEQREVNKVLVVVVTSNRGLCGAFNANVIKATRNLIDLTYAGKQVDVITIGKKGFDAFSKNTNVIANNSNLFDALTFNNTAEIAQRIMDAFVEGTYDKVEVIYNQFKNAATQIVQVEQFLPLLPVVNEKAATSDYIFEPSKEEIILNLIPTSLKTQLFKAVLDSNASEHGARMTAMHKATDNAKDLRDDLKLTYNKARQAAITNEILEIVGGAEALKS
- the atpA gene encoding F0F1 ATP synthase subunit alpha, translating into MAEIKPAEISAILKKQLSGFGSEASVEEVGTVLEVGDGIARVHGLANAQYGELVQFENGLEALVQNLEEDNVGVVLLGASTGVREGSIVKRTGRIASLKVGEQMVGRIVNTLGQPIDGKGAIGGDLYEMPLERKAPGVIFRQPVTEPLQTGIKAIDAMIPVGRGQRELVIGDRQTGKTTVCIDTILNQKEFYDAGKPVYCIYVAVGQKASTVAGIAKTLEEKGAMAYTIIVAANASDPAPMQVYAPMAGAAIGEYFRDSGRPALIIYDDLSKQAVAYREMSLILRRPPGREAYPGDVFYLHSRLLERAARIIGDDEIAKNMNDLPESMKGIVKGGGSLTALPIIETQAGDVSAYIPTNVISITDGQIFLESDLFNAGVRPAINVGISVSRVGGNAQIKSMKKVSGTLKLDQAQFRELEAFSKFGSDLDTATLNVIEKGKRNVEILKQSVNDPYSVEDQVAIIYAGSKNLLRNVPVEKVKEFEKEYLQVLKLSHKDTLAALKAGNLSDEATATLEKVAKEVSSKY
- the atpH gene encoding ATP synthase F1 subunit delta — protein: MTGTRAAIRYAKAILEVSNAKGNAAVVSEDMATIAQAISESKELKSFLTNPIIKGSVKLSALLEVFASANEDTKSLFEVLLQNKRFDILEAITLQFKKLYDEMNGVQVAYVTTATALTPVIEAQVLAKIKELSAKEVTLVNKVNPEIIGGFIIRIGDIQYNGSIADKLSQLKREFTN
- a CDS encoding F0F1 ATP synthase subunit B, coding for MDKLIHDFSFGLFFWQAIILIVIIFILGKFAWKPIVNALEAREEGIADALAAAENAKRDLANLKSDNEKLLAEARAERDAMLNDARIMKEQMVAEAKTEAQEQGAKMIAQAQATIEAEKNAAMAEIKNQVSSLSLDIAEKLLKDQLSNKEAQEKLVAKMLEEVKLN
- the atpE gene encoding ATP synthase F0 subunit C: MTIPTIIGAGLIVIGAGYGLGKIGSSAMDAIARQPEAAGKIQTAMIIIGALLEGLAFGALILGNN